From the genome of Phycisphaerae bacterium, one region includes:
- a CDS encoding SDR family oxidoreductase yields ATGFLGHYILRDLLTRGVRIVAVLRPPLDHAKARLETMLAAIGLPVEQYLSNGSLLLVPGSLPDTLPEPDWGRTDAILNCAASLSLFANGDGEPFNTNVSGTEALAEWAIRHNVIRIHAVSTAYTCGWLQGAIPERFHDPPPEFQTDYERSKWQAEAVLEEWSSWIGHSLTLYRPSFLVGDSTTGHTTQFAGFYQFARLVGALKERYASKNNGTRTYIPLRIPGRPDDRQNIVPVDFVSRVIAEVVTRPRFHGRIYHLTNPEPPTNDMMKRCYEDYFGLHGGFFAPPDEVLGKCNQAESLLWDQYHLITPRVVHNPQFIMDNTREVMQAAGISFPTLHPERIFMLFDYAARKGWGRGSNGFHH; encoded by the coding sequence GGGCGACAGGCTTCCTTGGCCACTACATCCTGCGAGACCTCCTGACCAGAGGGGTAAGAATCGTTGCCGTCCTTCGCCCACCGTTGGACCACGCGAAGGCTCGACTCGAAACCATGCTGGCGGCCATCGGACTGCCTGTCGAACAGTATTTATCCAACGGATCTCTGCTCCTTGTCCCCGGTTCGCTGCCCGACACGTTGCCCGAGCCCGATTGGGGACGAACCGACGCCATCCTGAATTGTGCCGCAAGTCTCAGCCTCTTTGCCAACGGTGACGGAGAGCCCTTCAACACAAATGTCAGCGGAACTGAAGCTCTGGCGGAATGGGCGATTCGGCACAACGTCATTCGCATCCACGCCGTGAGCACCGCCTACACCTGCGGCTGGTTGCAGGGAGCTATCCCGGAACGTTTTCATGACCCGCCCCCCGAGTTCCAGACGGATTACGAACGCAGCAAATGGCAGGCTGAGGCCGTTCTTGAAGAGTGGTCTTCGTGGATCGGGCATTCGCTGACCCTGTATCGGCCTAGTTTCCTGGTGGGGGACTCGACCACGGGCCATACGACCCAGTTTGCTGGTTTCTACCAGTTCGCCCGCCTCGTGGGCGCTCTGAAGGAACGCTACGCATCGAAGAACAACGGCACGCGGACTTACATACCCCTGCGCATTCCCGGACGCCCCGATGACCGGCAGAATATCGTGCCGGTCGACTTCGTGTCGCGGGTGATCGCCGAGGTTGTGACGCGTCCCCGGTTCCATGGTCGTATTTACCATCTGACCAACCCCGAGCCACCAACCAACGACATGATGAAGCGCTGCTACGAGGACTACTTCGGCCTCCACGGCGGGTTCTTCGCGCCGCCCGACGAAGTCCTCGGCAAGTGCAATCAGGCCGAATCATTGCTGTGGGATCAATACCACCTGATTACCCCCCGCGTCGTTCACAACCCGCAATTCATCATGGACAACACGCGCGAAGTGATGCAGGCGGCCGGCATCTCGTTCCCTACTCTCCACCCCGAGCGGATTTTCATGTTGTTTGACTATGCCGCCCGGAAGGGCTGGGGCAGAGGCTCAAACGGTTTTCACCACTGA
- the xylA gene encoding xylose isomerase, with protein sequence MREFFPKIKKIVYKGPKSKDPLSFKHYNPDEKVFGKTMAEHFRFSVCYWHTFKGTGADTFGGPTFIREYNKSSDPMQVAEMTLQAAFEFYTKLGVGFWCFHDRDIAPEGRNLSQTNANLDRIVAMARKLQRDTGVKCLWGTANLFSNRRYLAGAATNPSPHVFAYAAAQVKKAMEVTKELGGAGYVFWGGREGYETLLNTDMKRELDHLAQFLHMAVDYKKKIGFRGQFYIEPKPKEPTKHQYDSDAGSCYAFLQKYDLVDHFKLNIEANHATLAGHTFHHELEFAAANGILGSIDANRGDLLLGWDTDQFPTDLYDTTLAMYTLLRYGGFKTGGLNFDAHVRRQSIDPEDLFHAHIGGMDAFARGLKIAAGLIRDRALSKFVTARYKGWDGALGRKIEKRQMDFNKLEKYVLANGEPRVQSGRQELIENILNEYIK encoded by the coding sequence ATGCGTGAATTCTTCCCCAAGATCAAAAAGATCGTGTACAAGGGACCAAAGTCCAAAGACCCCTTGTCGTTCAAGCACTACAACCCCGATGAAAAAGTGTTCGGTAAGACCATGGCCGAGCATTTCCGTTTCTCGGTCTGTTATTGGCACACGTTCAAAGGCACGGGCGCGGATACGTTTGGCGGACCCACCTTCATCCGCGAATACAACAAGAGCAGCGATCCGATGCAGGTTGCCGAAATGACTTTGCAGGCCGCGTTTGAGTTCTACACCAAGCTTGGCGTCGGATTCTGGTGCTTCCACGACCGCGATATCGCCCCCGAGGGCCGCAACCTGAGCCAGACCAACGCCAATCTCGACAGGATCGTCGCGATGGCCAGGAAGCTCCAGCGGGACACGGGCGTCAAATGCCTGTGGGGCACCGCCAACCTGTTCTCCAACCGACGATACTTGGCCGGAGCAGCCACCAATCCCTCGCCCCACGTGTTCGCGTACGCCGCCGCCCAGGTCAAGAAGGCCATGGAGGTCACCAAGGAACTGGGCGGGGCCGGGTACGTCTTTTGGGGCGGCCGCGAGGGTTACGAAACCCTACTCAATACCGACATGAAGCGAGAGCTTGACCACCTCGCTCAGTTCCTGCACATGGCCGTCGACTACAAGAAGAAGATCGGCTTCCGCGGACAGTTTTACATCGAGCCCAAGCCCAAGGAACCGACCAAGCACCAGTATGATTCCGATGCCGGATCCTGTTACGCCTTCCTCCAGAAGTACGACCTGGTCGACCACTTCAAGCTCAACATCGAGGCCAACCACGCCACGCTGGCCGGCCATACGTTCCACCACGAGCTTGAGTTCGCCGCGGCCAACGGCATTCTCGGCTCGATCGACGCCAACCGCGGCGATTTGCTCCTCGGCTGGGACACGGACCAGTTCCCGACCGACCTGTACGATACCACCCTGGCGATGTACACGCTTCTGCGTTACGGCGGGTTCAAGACCGGCGGGCTCAACTTCGACGCCCATGTCCGCCGCCAGTCGATCGACCCGGAAGATCTCTTCCACGCACACATCGGCGGCATGGACGCCTTTGCCCGCGGCCTCAAGATCGCCGCCGGACTGATCAGAGACAGGGCCTTGTCGAAGTTCGTCACCGCCCGATACAAGGGTTGGGACGGAGCCCTGGGCCGCAAGATCGAGAAACGGCAGATGGATTTCAACAAGCTCGAAAAGTACGTCCTGGCCAACGGCGAACCCAGGGTCCAGTCCGGCCGCCAGGAACTGATCGAGAATATCTTGAATGAGTATATTAAGTAG